The genomic region GCTACCGATAACGGCgtttataaatacaaagatGACGGTTCGATTGAATTGTATTCAGCTTTAGGTGAAGATGTAATGTATATAGCAGTTACGAGTGATGGAAACGCAATGTATATAGCCACGTGGCCGCAGAATCGAGTCCACAAGATCACTAATGACGGTCAAAAGTTGGAACAATTCCCAGCCATCCCTAACGGGCACGGGTTAACTGTAGACCCAagaaataacatatattttgttgCGACAAAAACGTCTTATATACTAAAGAATGGATACTCAGTTCccattaaaattaaaggtttgcCGAACGATAAAATGACGGGCATTTTTGTCACTAGGTCTGATGAAGTATTTGGTATGGATgaaaatagtaatttgtatGTTATTGATCCAGAGAACACTAGTGCAAGGCATTTGGGTTCGTTTAATATAAATGGAGTTAATTCCTTTGCTATGGATTCAGCAGATAACGTCTTGATTGGGATTAAAGGAGCGATCGTGAAATTTAATGCGTATGAAAGAAATCCTTGTCCGGAACCCGAAAAGTTATGAGAAgtcttttattatttgtgacTAATAGTACattgtaggtaattttattattgtaatgtaaaaatatgtataacacaagcttattttgtttaattatttaatactgtaGCGCATTTCGTATAATATGACAATTAACAATTTTCAGAATCGTAGCTAACAATTAGCTATTTATTTGCAACTATATTGGTAAGcatcaattaattttgtacatttgttttagtatttaacCCACATAttcatttacaattatttttttagattgaGGACATGATTCTCGTGAGTACAATAAGTCTTACAACATCCCGCCATCATCGTTTTGTTCACTTGTGcatttataaaaagttacagAATGATTAAACAAAAACGTCATACTGTCTCCGAATATGTTCTTATTTAAATGATGGTACAGAAAAGGTATTAATATactgtaaaatgtttttcaggATCAGCAAGAAAGGCAAGAGGCACAGCAAGCGACGGAAGTCAAAAAAGGCAACCACATCCACCACCGAAGGCACTGAAGAGGAAGAAGACGAAGAATAAGCGATTTTCTATATGAAATACGAATTTATTTCTAtgattatttccaaaaataatttgACCGCAACCGAatgcattaaattttaaatttattttacataccaTTTGTATAGACAATGCTGTCCATTGTTAATTGTTgggtataataaaaaatta from Anticarsia gemmatalis isolate Benzon Research Colony breed Stoneville strain chromosome 26, ilAntGemm2 primary, whole genome shotgun sequence harbors:
- the LOC142984276 gene encoding uncharacterized protein LOC142984276; translated protein: MENRILALLSILSTISANPVMTRQGLLQHKTQDTFCAKLLNFNNFYYNLEDTKNITGIPADMSIHWKTSKIFFTLISEEMKMSLQILEPSGEFTTIKVAGLGQSTCVDNLNDIVYLATDNGVYKYKDDGSIELYSALGEDVMYIAVTSDGNAMYIATWPQNRVHKITNDGQKLEQFPAIPNGHGLTVDPRNNIYFVATKTSYILKNGYSVPIKIKGLPNDKMTGIFVTRSDEVFGMDENSNLYVIDPENTSARHLGSFNINGVNSFAMDSADNVLIGIKGAIVKFNAYERNPCPEPEKISKKGKRHSKRRKSKKATTSTTEGTEEEEDEE